Proteins encoded together in one Camelina sativa cultivar DH55 chromosome 9, Cs, whole genome shotgun sequence window:
- the LOC104710527 gene encoding transcription and mRNA export factor SUS1, with product MKHSVNRPPTPDEDDASEGFEKDEVTLREIINVKLVESGEKENLMELVRDRLVECGWKDEMRIACREHVKKKGRKDVTVDELIRVITPKGRASVPDSVKAELLNRIQNFIVSAAL from the exons AT GAAACACTCGGTGAACCGGCCTCCGACACCTGATGAAGACGATGCATCTGAAGGATTCGAGAAAGACGAGGTCACGCTTCGTGAAATCATTAACGTCAAG TTGGTGGAGAGTGGAGAGAAGGAGAATCTAATGGAGCTTGTGAGAGATAGATTGGTCGAGTGTGGTTGGAAAGATGAGATGAGAATTGCTTGCAG GGAGCATGTaaagaagaaagggagaaaaGATGTTACAGTCGATGAACTGATCCGAGTGATCACTCCAAAAGGCAGAG CTTCAGTTCCAGATTCCGTGAAGGCAGAGCTGTTGAACAGAATTCAAAACTTCATTGTATCAGCTGCTCTTTGA